The following DNA comes from Rosa rugosa chromosome 5, drRosRugo1.1, whole genome shotgun sequence.
CAAAATCAAGCATTGGATCAGACAATCAACGCAACCAAGGAACCAAGAGGAGAGGCCATAAGGCGCCTGTTAAAAAATTAAGAATTATGTATTTGCGTCGTACACTATTACTCAATATGGATTTCGTATAGAAAAATTATACCATTAATAAGTTCGGTAAAACATTTCATCAATAATCTATCTTACAGTAGTTCCGGAAAATGTCATCAAATATCTCCCTTGCTGTAGATGAATGTATAACCGAATATGATCTTTGATTGTATATATGAGGCGACGGTGGTATAGAGACCGGCGGATTTAGAAGGATGGTGAAGAAAGATCAGAATGAGGTTAGATGTGAACAAAGTTTAAGTTAGGGGCGGTAAAATTAGAGGGCGCCCGCCCGAGAGGCAGGTTGGGACAAGATTGGCATTACCCTCGAAGCCTACCACACTTTACAGTTTACATAGAGCCCTAGAGGGGGGGGGAGGGGGCAGAAGGAGATGACAGGTGGCAAACGTAGGGACCAAAATGAAAGGATTTGATTTACAAATCCCTCAAGTCCTAATTGTTATGGGTCACGGTGTCCCCTCTCTAACCCTCTTGCTTCCCCACATTCATACACACACAGTAATACTATCACCCCTCGTCTctctcaaaaacaaaacaataaagtAATGCTTTCTTCGGTCAAGACTCGGCCaaagaggtgagagagagagagggaaagagaTCAAACACCGCCACAGTCATCCCATCAAAAGCTTCCACTTTGCTTTCTTTGCTCCCTCCATTTATTCCTATATTTATTTCTCATTTACTCaccaaattaaacaaaaaagaaaaaagaaaaaagagaatctCGATCCTCGTGCAACCCTTATGAGTTATGActgagtctctctctctctctctcattcatcTTCCTCTCGCTCTTCTACTTAGTACTGCTATCTAAGCCTGCTACTACCTCAATATCTGTGTGTGtctctctcaagtctcaaaCCCCTCCTTAACTTTGACACAGTTTCTCACGATATTCACTTGTTattgttcttctctgttttccaATATCCTGACGCTCTATTTCCAAAGACAAAGCACATCTCTTTCAAAACCACCAAACAAACATGGATTCTAATTCccctcctcatcatcatcatcatcatcctcagaACTGGCTCGGTTTCTCTCTTTCCAACCACTTCTCCTCTCCCCCTCATAACTCCCACCTCTCTCTCTTCGAGGCCTTCACCTCCTCTCCAGGTCGGTCCTCGCTACCTCATTTCTTTATCTCTCTCTTAGATATAACTATCCTATATTTCTGATTTACTCACATCGATTTTTCTGTTGTTTACAGACACCGGCGTTAACTCTGCGGCGTCGGATCATCATCAAGACGCACATGCAGGTGCAACTGAGACCGATCTCTCCATCTTCAGCGGAGTCGGCCCGAAGCTCGAGGACTTTCTCGGTGGTGGctgcaccaccaccaccaccgctgGCGTCGCAACCGCCACAGCCGACGTCATCACTACCGCATCAGTAACCCCGACGTCGCTCACTCCGTTCTCATCTACTAACGATCATCTCGCTGTGTCCGAAAATGAGATTTACGACTCCGAACTCAAAACCATAGCCGCTAGCTTCCTCCGTGGTTTCTCCACCGCCCctaccgccaccgccaccactacTCTGCAGCAAACCAAACCCCAAATCCACAACCACCCCGTGGGGACCACCGAAACCGCCACCATCAAGAAAACTGTGGACACCTTCGGTCAGCGCACCTCGATTTACCGTGGCGTTACAAGGTGGAGAGCTTAAAAAACTTATTTATTTGTTCCTATTATCAAGAAGTACTGTGTTTTTTTATTCTATATTTGCGTGTTTGAATTTTAGGCATAGGTGGACAGGAAGATATGAAGCTCATCTGTGGGATAACAGTTGCAGAAGAGAAGGACAAAGCAGGAAAGGAAGACAAGGTAATAATTTTCTAGGCTAGGTTTTCTCTGGCCTTCCATTACTCTAACGTGCGCCACAGTGCACAATGCTTAGGACCAACGGGTCCACTGGATCTATTTCTGGGTCTAGCTTCTTTGACCGGAATAAACgaaggagagaagaaaagaatataAATTTTCAATGTAAATCCCGAGAGAAACAATGTTGCAGGTCGCCATTTAAGGGCTTTGGATAGTTAGATCTGGTGGCATTTGAATCCTAGTGTGCACATTAGATTTGAAGTACATAGTGTTGCTATTGTGCGCccttgttttcaattttcatgagTGGTTAAGATTCTGATGTGGGCttgtttcctttccttttaTGTACATGGACGTAAATGATTGCTGCTATAATCATCGACATCAACTCCATCAGTTTATTTGGGTGAGTTTGTTTTACTGCTTGCCTTTaagatcatcatttaatttgacTGTATGTAACTTAGGTTATTAGATTCACTGTCATAGAAGTACATGGGTCTCATCAAGTTAAGATCCAGCATTGGATTTTTTAGGTTACTGTATCAGAAATATTCTTTGCATGAATGCATAATAATGTTCAGATCTTACTTagattcttaatttcttattgctcaaatttaattgtttattcaacTTTTATGAATTTATGTACTAAAGGTGGTTACGATAAAGAAGACAAAGCAGCAAGAGCCTACGATCTAGCAGCTCTCAAGTACTGGGGTCCGACAACCACCACAAATTTTCCGGTAATTATTTCTGTTTATCTGTGTTTTGATTTATTTCAAATATTCTtccattttggttttgtttgatgTTTGAAAGTTATTTTCTAAGGTTACCAACTATGAGAAGGAATTGGCGGGGATGAAGAACATGTCTAGGCAGGAATTTGTTGCTTCCCTTAGAAGGTAATTAAATAAACATTTATCCGTTACTTAATCTGAAGTACTATTTCTTTTTGAGTGTTATTCTTAATGTATTTCACTTTTTATGGTATAGGAAAAGTAGTGGATTTTCTAGAGGAGCCTCGATTTACAGAGGGGTGACAAGGTTCGTAATTACTATGTGGTTGATGGTAAACAAATTGGAATCTAAGTTTCACTCACCGTTTTAATTTTGCTATTGATATATTAATATCCGAAATTTATTTCAGGCACCATCAACATGGTAGATGGCAGGCAAGAATAGGAAGGGTTGCTGGCAACAAAGATCTCTACCTAGGCACTTTCAGTGAGTATTACCTTCACTTTTACCTTGATGTTATAATCAGGGtaatgtttttagtttttgactGTTAGTTAATAGGGACTTTCACTAATTTGTGTCGAACATTAGGTACGCAAGAAGAAGCTGCCGAGGCCTATGACATTGCAGCCATCAAGTTCCGAGGCTTAAATGCGGTCACTAACTTCGATATGAGCCGCTACGATGTGAAGAGCATTGCCAACAGCAACCTCCCGATCGGAGGAATGTCTGGAAAATCCAAGAACTCATCCGATCAGTCCCTCTCTGCTGATAGCAAGAACCTTGATGATAGAGACCTCTCCTCTGCATCCTCCGTAACCTTTGCGTCGTCATCTCATCAGCCTAgtaattcctccacattgagcTTTGCAATTCCCATCAAACAAGACCCGTCCTCAGAGTACTGGTCCAATATCTTTGGGTACCATGTCCCAAACAGCAACCCTTCCCTAAACAATGTCAGGAACCCTAACAGTGTTGGGATCGCACCAACCTATTTTCACAGCAACATGGATTTCTCTGCGACATCTAGTGCTGCTACTACAACCTCGGAAACCAACAATGGGTTATTCTACAGTGGGGGATACAACGTCCATggccagcagcagcagcagcagcaacaacaacaacaacaacaaagtaCTAGCAGTGGTACTAATAATTCAATCCCCTTCTCCACACCTCTTGGTTTAAGTAGTAACATGGGTTATGATCAAGGTTCTTCTGGTTATGGAACATGGATAGGGCCAAGTCTTAATCTCTTTCAGACTCCAATTTTTGGCATGGAATAAAAAGCTCCATGAGAATCATCACATGAAGGTGCATGGAGGATATAGAAGACAAGACTTCGAGTCAATGACAATGTTGAACTCACATGGGAGTCAACAACTTTAGTTTGAATAGGAATGAGGTGGAGACTGACAATCAGTAATCAAAATCCACAGATAAGAGCACAGCTAGCTAGAGCCAGTTAGCTGACACTGTACTAACTCAACTTCTTTTGCTttactttttttgtttcttttgtcttttaCCCTTTTATTTTTGGCTCTTTTAgctttatctttttctttgctGACATGATTTTATATGAGTATAATGGAAAAGAAAATCCTTTTGTAATTCTTTCTTGATCTTGTTGGTATCAAATTATCCATGTGAAAAATTTCATGCACAAAATGATTTCTGTTAGAATGTTTATATGCAACGTGTTTCAATACTTGCATGCCCTTATAGCATCAATGTGCACAATATATTGTCCCTAAAATGTCCTACTTAAAATGAACGAACTTTGGACAGCTCAATGATGTACTCGGTATAAATTTATTTTCATGTAGTTATAATTTACGTATTTATTCATGTTAATAGATCTTGACGTATACTAATGGCGATAGCTAAAAAATGAAATGCTTTCAATATAAGACTTCTCTGTTCCACAACATCAAAATTGAAGTGAATTTCCATGAAAAAGTGAATTACAGTAATATAGTTTTTGGGGAGTGAGATCCACTCTCTTTAATATATAACTCacactctttttcttttctttttttggttaaaatttttataaaaatatgaaatttaagTTAATAAAGACAATATTGAagttactaaaaaatgaaatataGAGATTTCACTTCTCTAATTTTATCATTATTAGAGAATTTTTTTCGTCAAAAATTTGTAAGGAACAGTTGCATGGTGGGAGAAGACTATTGTCATTACATTTCTATTCCATTTCATGTAGTAAACGTATCATAATAACAGTGAATCACTTATATATAGAACTATCAATTGTGGTTCCTTTAGTATTGAGTGCAAAATATACTATATATGAAAACGTACTTTTTAGTTATTTTAGTTAAAATTTAACTAAGATATAGCTAATATttctaaagatgctcttaaagAATGTTTGATTAGA
Coding sequences within:
- the LOC133709619 gene encoding AP2-like ethylene-responsive transcription factor AIL5, with amino-acid sequence MDSNSPPHHHHHHPQNWLGFSLSNHFSSPPHNSHLSLFEAFTSSPDTGVNSAASDHHQDAHAGATETDLSIFSGVGPKLEDFLGGGCTTTTTAGVATATADVITTASVTPTSLTPFSSTNDHLAVSENEIYDSELKTIAASFLRGFSTAPTATATTTLQQTKPQIHNHPVGTTETATIKKTVDTFGQRTSIYRGVTRHRWTGRYEAHLWDNSCRREGQSRKGRQVYLGGYDKEDKAARAYDLAALKYWGPTTTTNFPVTNYEKELAGMKNMSRQEFVASLRRKSSGFSRGASIYRGVTRHHQHGRWQARIGRVAGNKDLYLGTFSTQEEAAEAYDIAAIKFRGLNAVTNFDMSRYDVKSIANSNLPIGGMSGKSKNSSDQSLSADSKNLDDRDLSSASSVTFASSSHQPSNSSTLSFAIPIKQDPSSEYWSNIFGYHVPNSNPSLNNVRNPNSVGIAPTYFHSNMDFSATSSAATTTSETNNGLFYSGGYNVHGQQQQQQQQQQQQQSTSSGTNNSIPFSTPLGLSSNMGYDQGSSGYGTWIGPSLNLFQTPIFGME